The Tepidibacter aestuarii genome contains a region encoding:
- a CDS encoding GatB/YqeY domain-containing protein, producing the protein MSLKAKLMDDLKLAMKEKNQVKKSVVTLIRAAVKQYEVDNRVELDEQGVLDIVVKQMKQRKDALEEFTKAGREDLISQTQEEMEILKDYLPAQLSEEEIEAIVVDTIKEIGASSKKEMGKVMSALMPKVKGKADGKIVNELVKKHLQ; encoded by the coding sequence ATGTCTCTTAAGGCAAAATTAATGGATGATTTGAAGCTTGCTATGAAGGAAAAAAATCAAGTGAAAAAATCTGTTGTAACTCTTATAAGAGCTGCTGTTAAGCAGTATGAAGTGGATAATAGAGTTGAACTTGATGAGCAAGGTGTACTTGATATTGTTGTTAAGCAAATGAAACAAAGAAAAGATGCACTTGAAGAATTCACAAAAGCAGGTAGAGAAGATCTTATATCTCAAACACAAGAAGAAATGGAAATACTTAAAGATTACTTACCAGCTCAGTTAAGTGAGGAAGAGATAGAAGCTATAGTAGTAGATACTATAAAGGAAATCGGAGCTTCTTCAAAGAAAGAGATGGGAAAAGTAATGTCAGCCCTTATGCCTAAGGTAAAAGGAAAAGCTGACGGAAAAATTGTAAATGAATTAGTTAAAAAACACTTACAATAG
- a CDS encoding response regulator — MIESQFLIEDAIHMFLSNQRQKLDEIMIILIKYRLNKEAEDYKRIYRFFHNIKGTAAMFELNELSDIAERYESYLEDYKGDLCNDYFGEILNGLSCIYKEISCLKEKRCCDDCNKDIENNIKEGSKNKTILIVDDDMDLLSLLENVLKKQGYNVVKSLGAKDVILILKNQNIDMMILDIIMPDKNGFEILNQIKKENINIPIIFLTAKNVARDRIRALKEGVEAYITKPFQVEELIVTIENILKKVDHYNVKISKDNLTGVYNKDFFNKNIKNIENNLKYNESISIAFIDFDYFKSINDKYGHLAGDYVLTILVNELKESLRGDDEIYRFGGDEFLILFKNLSKKQVCCVMQRCLDNIIKKNINYRGNNIKISFSAGITTTAKNESIQEALDRADKALYISKDEGRGKITYLEKEYTKKKVLLIDDSNMIVRIIKDRLMKNYDIEYSNDGKDGIKIYESFKPDLVITDYMLPGMDGCEICDYIKNTRKDKYTKVVILSCNGKQEDIDECFEKGADDYIIKPFCLSDLENRVNKILNG, encoded by the coding sequence GTGATAGAGTCACAGTTTTTGATTGAGGATGCTATACATATGTTTTTAAGTAATCAAAGGCAAAAACTAGATGAAATTATGATAATATTAATCAAGTATAGATTAAACAAAGAAGCTGAAGATTATAAAAGAATATATAGATTTTTTCATAATATAAAAGGTACTGCTGCTATGTTTGAATTGAATGAGTTGTCTGATATAGCGGAAAGATATGAGTCCTATTTAGAAGATTATAAAGGAGATTTATGTAATGACTATTTTGGGGAAATATTAAATGGGTTATCATGTATTTATAAAGAAATCTCTTGTCTTAAAGAGAAACGATGTTGTGATGATTGTAATAAGGATATAGAAAATAACATAAAAGAAGGTAGCAAGAATAAGACAATACTAATAGTAGATGATGATATGGATTTGCTGTCATTATTAGAAAATGTTCTGAAAAAACAGGGGTATAATGTAGTTAAATCTTTAGGTGCTAAAGATGTTATTCTTATACTAAAGAATCAAAACATTGATATGATGATATTAGATATTATAATGCCGGATAAAAATGGATTTGAGATATTAAACCAAATTAAAAAAGAAAATATAAATATTCCTATAATATTTTTAACTGCTAAAAATGTAGCTAGAGATAGAATAAGAGCTTTAAAAGAAGGCGTGGAGGCTTATATAACTAAGCCATTTCAGGTTGAAGAATTAATTGTTACAATAGAAAATATATTAAAAAAAGTTGATCACTATAACGTAAAAATAAGTAAGGATAATCTTACTGGAGTATATAATAAAGATTTCTTTAATAAAAATATTAAAAATATAGAGAACAACTTGAAATATAATGAAAGTATATCAATAGCCTTTATAGATTTTGATTATTTTAAAAGTATAAATGATAAATATGGTCACTTAGCTGGGGATTATGTATTGACTATACTTGTAAATGAGCTTAAAGAGTCTCTTAGAGGAGATGATGAGATATATCGTTTTGGAGGGGATGAGTTTTTAATTTTATTTAAGAATTTATCAAAGAAACAAGTTTGCTGTGTGATGCAAAGGTGCTTGGATAATATAATTAAAAAAAATATTAATTACCGAGGAAATAATATAAAAATATCTTTTAGTGCAGGAATAACAACTACTGCTAAAAATGAATCTATACAGGAGGCTCTTGATCGTGCTGATAAAGCTTTGTATATTTCAAAAGATGAGGGAAGGGGAAAGATAACTTATTTAGAGAAGGAATATACTAAGAAAAAAGTATTGTTAATAGATGATTCTAATATGATAGTTAGAATTATCAAGGATAGACTTATGAAAAATTATGATATAGAATATAGCAATGATGGAAAGGATGGAATAAAAATTTATGAAAGCTTCAAGCCTGATTTAGTAATAACAGACTATATGCTTCCTGGTATGGATGGTTGTGAGATATGCGACTATATAAAGAATACTAGAAAAGACAAATATACAAAGGTTGTTATATTGAGCTGTAACGGTAAACAGGAAGATATAGACGAGTGCTTTGAAAAGGGAGCCGACGATTATATAATAAAACCATTTTGTCTATCTGATTTGGAAAATAGAGTCAATAAAATACTTAATGGATAA
- the rpsU gene encoding 30S ribosomal protein S21 — MSEIKVRDNETLDSALKRFKRQCAVSGIMSEVRKREHYDKPSVKRKKKSEAAKRKASKRR; from the coding sequence ATGTCAGAAATAAAAGTAAGAGATAACGAAACTTTAGATAGTGCTCTTAAGAGATTTAAGCGCCAATGTGCTGTATCTGGAATAATGTCTGAAGTTAGAAAAAGAGAGCATTACGATAAGCCAAGCGTAAAGCGTAAGAAAAAGTCTGAAGCTGCTAAGAGAAAAGCTAGCAAGAGAAGATAG
- a CDS encoding CGGC domain-containing protein has protein sequence MKKIAIYVCGEVSKKCTANGCLRTFNQNEDSFKRYEEVGCQLVCFNNCNGCDENPVESLKVKIEKLKKADVDTIHLSTCIRGRCEHYEEFAKEFAKYFDVIGYTHGSANGKKNNNININKYTCSE, from the coding sequence ATGAAAAAAATTGCTATATATGTATGTGGAGAAGTTTCAAAAAAATGTACTGCAAATGGATGTTTAAGAACATTTAATCAAAATGAAGATTCTTTTAAAAGATATGAAGAAGTTGGATGTCAGCTAGTTTGTTTTAATAATTGTAATGGATGTGATGAAAATCCAGTCGAAAGTCTTAAAGTAAAAATAGAAAAGCTTAAAAAAGCAGATGTAGATACAATACATTTATCTACATGTATAAGAGGTAGGTGTGAACACTACGAAGAATTTGCCAAAGAGTTTGCTAAATATTTTGATGTTATTGGGTATACACATGGTTCAGCCAATGGGAAAAAGAATAATAATATAAATATAAATAAATATACTTGTTCAGAGTAA
- a CDS encoding YetF domain-containing protein, with protein MILFEVAEYYFKGFEKLLGGKEKVIFNYGVINEKNMKKLKLTNDELYSRLRQKGINKIEDVKKAILEPNG; from the coding sequence TTGATATTATTTGAAGTTGCAGAGTATTATTTTAAAGGGTTTGAAAAACTTTTAGGTGGAAAAGAAAAAGTTATTTTTAACTATGGAGTTATTAATGAAAAGAATATGAAAAAGCTAAAACTTACGAATGATGAGTTATACTCTAGATTGAGACAAAAAGGGATTAATAAGATTGAAGATGTAAAGAAAGCTATATTAGAGCCAAACGGATAA
- a CDS encoding TspO/MBR family protein: MIIDLRNIKKLTISILIPLLVGALSGYITKNSMELYSDLIKPSFAPPGEIFGIVWPILYVLMGIASYRVWKYGYNRNEVKSALTFYAIQLILNFMWPIIYFNLGLRGVALILIILLLLFVIITTIKFYKIDKVAGYLMIPYVAWLMFATILNYYTWVLNK; this comes from the coding sequence ATGATAATAGATTTGAGGAACATAAAAAAGCTTACAATAAGCATCTTAATACCTCTTTTAGTAGGGGCTTTAAGTGGGTACATAACTAAGAATTCTATGGAATTATATAGTGATTTAATTAAACCTTCGTTCGCTCCTCCTGGTGAAATATTTGGAATAGTATGGCCTATTTTATACGTACTTATGGGAATTGCTTCTTATAGAGTATGGAAATATGGATATAACAGAAACGAAGTCAAAAGTGCACTTACGTTCTATGCTATACAACTTATATTGAATTTTATGTGGCCAATAATTTACTTTAACTTAGGACTTAGAGGAGTTGCTTTAATACTTATAATATTACTTTTACTATTTGTTATTATAACCACTATAAAGTTTTATAAAATAGATAAGGTTGCAGGATATTTGATGATACCTTATGTAGCTTGGCTTATGTTCGCAACTATCTTAAATTATTATACATGGGTTTTAAATAAGTAA
- a CDS encoding NfeD family protein, whose protein sequence is MKNISKSILILFMMMLMLPYKGFADSQNIIYKIDVNGEVNKGMYHYIKESIDEANKENADYILLDIDTYGGRVDSAVDISDIIIEQDTPTIAYINKKAESAGVLISISCDYIYMNNYSTIGSAETIPNTEKNISYWTSQLKAVAEQKGRNPEIVAAMADKDIKIEKLVDKGKLLNLTTKKAHEIGFIDGIASSMKQIYTDLNIENYVQKDANIKIMGIFRNLITSSYVAPLLLSLGFIGMILEILTPGFGFGGIISIVGFSLFFLGSVYTGNSTTTTVFVFGIGIILLVIEAMAPGFGIFGTIGIGSIIFSIIMASSNMVQAFLSIMISLIVSVVALIYILKKLPKRKMYKTLFLNTTLDAEKGYIPSKDNRIYLNKEGITISYLRPSGKIEIDGEILDVITEGIFIGVGQKVRVVKIESNKIIVRHIKEG, encoded by the coding sequence TTGAAAAATATAAGTAAATCAATACTAATTTTATTTATGATGATGTTGATGTTACCATATAAAGGATTTGCTGATTCTCAAAATATAATATACAAAATCGATGTTAACGGTGAAGTTAATAAGGGTATGTATCATTATATCAAAGAGTCAATAGATGAAGCTAATAAAGAAAATGCAGATTATATACTTCTTGATATAGATACTTATGGTGGGCGTGTAGATTCAGCAGTTGATATAAGCGATATTATAATAGAGCAAGACACACCTACTATAGCTTATATAAATAAAAAGGCAGAATCTGCAGGAGTATTGATATCTATATCTTGTGATTATATATATATGAATAATTATTCTACAATAGGTTCTGCTGAAACTATACCTAATACAGAAAAAAATATATCATATTGGACATCACAACTTAAAGCCGTAGCTGAGCAAAAGGGAAGAAATCCTGAAATTGTGGCTGCCATGGCGGATAAGGATATAAAGATAGAAAAATTAGTGGATAAAGGAAAGTTATTAAATTTAACTACTAAAAAAGCTCATGAAATAGGATTTATAGATGGTATAGCCTCTTCAATGAAGCAAATTTATACTGATTTGAATATAGAAAATTATGTTCAAAAAGATGCAAATATTAAGATTATGGGTATTTTTAGAAACTTAATAACATCTAGTTATGTAGCACCTCTTTTATTATCTTTAGGATTTATAGGAATGATATTAGAAATTTTGACACCAGGATTTGGATTTGGTGGTATAATAAGTATTGTTGGATTTTCTTTATTCTTTTTAGGATCTGTATATACAGGAAATTCTACAACGACAACTGTATTTGTATTTGGAATAGGTATTATTCTACTTGTAATAGAAGCTATGGCTCCAGGATTTGGGATATTTGGAACAATTGGAATAGGAAGTATTATATTTAGTATAATTATGGCGTCTAGTAATATGGTTCAAGCTTTTTTAAGTATAATGATTTCACTTATAGTTAGTGTGGTTGCGCTAATCTATATACTAAAAAAACTTCCTAAGAGAAAAATGTATAAGACTTTATTTCTCAACACTACACTTGATGCTGAAAAAGGATACATTCCATCAAAGGATAATAGAATCTATTTAAACAAAGAAGGAATAACTATTTCATATTTAAGACCATCTGGCAAAATTGAGATAGATGGTGAAATACTGGATGTAATAACAGAGGGAATATTTATTGGAGTTGGACAAAAGGTAAGAGTAGTGAAAATTGAGTCAAACAAAATAATAGTTAGACACATTAAGGAGGGTTAA
- the floA gene encoding flotillin-like protein FloA (flotillin-like protein involved in membrane lipid rafts) has translation MIGPIIGIALIVILVVLFFSFIPVGLWITALFSGVKISILTLVGMRFRRVSPARIVNPMIKATKAGLDLGIDKLEAHYLAGGDVNSVVDALIAAQRANINLEFEQAAAIDLAGRDVLEAVQVSVNPKVIETPKIAAMAKDGIEVIARARVTVRANIERLVGGAGEETIIARVGEGIVTTVGSSVNHKAVLENPDSISQRVLEKGLDSGTAFEILSIDIADVDVGRNIGAQLQTDQAEADKKIAQAKAEERRAMAIAKEQEMKAMVEEMRAKVVESEAKIPLAISEAFKNGNLGVMDYYNLKNVMADTDMRESISKVGSNKSNMKSDK, from the coding sequence ATGATAGGACCTATAATAGGAATAGCTTTAATAGTTATACTTGTAGTTTTATTTTTTAGTTTTATACCAGTTGGACTTTGGATTACAGCTTTATTCTCAGGAGTTAAGATATCTATTTTAACACTTGTTGGAATGAGATTTAGAAGAGTTTCACCTGCTAGAATTGTAAATCCAATGATAAAGGCTACAAAAGCAGGGCTAGATCTTGGAATAGATAAGCTTGAGGCTCATTATCTAGCTGGAGGAGATGTTAATTCTGTTGTAGATGCTTTAATTGCTGCTCAAAGAGCTAATATAAATCTTGAGTTTGAACAAGCGGCAGCTATAGATCTTGCTGGTAGAGATGTACTTGAGGCTGTTCAAGTTAGTGTAAATCCTAAAGTTATAGAAACTCCAAAAATTGCAGCAATGGCAAAGGATGGTATAGAAGTTATAGCAAGAGCAAGAGTTACTGTAAGAGCAAATATTGAAAGATTAGTTGGAGGAGCAGGAGAAGAGACTATAATAGCTAGAGTTGGAGAAGGTATAGTTACAACTGTAGGTTCATCTGTTAATCATAAGGCAGTTCTTGAAAATCCAGATTCTATTTCTCAGAGAGTATTAGAAAAAGGTCTTGATTCTGGAACGGCATTTGAAATACTATCTATAGATATAGCTGATGTTGATGTTGGAAGAAATATAGGAGCACAACTTCAAACAGATCAAGCTGAGGCTGATAAAAAGATAGCACAAGCAAAAGCTGAGGAAAGAAGAGCAATGGCAATAGCAAAAGAGCAAGAAATGAAGGCTATGGTTGAGGAAATGAGAGCTAAGGTTGTTGAATCAGAGGCTAAAATTCCATTAGCTATATCAGAGGCATTCAAAAATGGAAATTTAGGTGTTATGGATTATTATAACCTTAAAAACGTTATGGCTGATACAGATATGAGAGAGTCTATATCAAAAGTAGGTTCTAATAAATCTAATATGAAGTCTGATAAATAA
- a CDS encoding PIN domain-containing protein — MVDKEYLLDTNVVIKIWNEYPCLFQAIERHEGIDFKIYHHIAAELSIKESRQFNGVSVLTDRFIKLLGHIINEDVVRLAQIHKPNICIKYDSNKHIYSINANKLSINDYSLIRICENHKQYTLVTQDKKIINSAKIILDPSRVLTFNEFLCDLKKFNVL, encoded by the coding sequence GTGGTTGATAAAGAGTACCTATTGGATACGAATGTAGTTATAAAAATATGGAATGAATATCCTTGCTTGTTTCAAGCTATAGAAAGACATGAGGGAATTGATTTTAAGATTTATCACCATATAGCTGCAGAATTGTCTATAAAAGAATCTCGACAATTTAATGGAGTTTCAGTACTTACAGATAGGTTTATAAAATTATTGGGACATATAATTAATGAGGATGTAGTTAGGCTTGCACAAATTCATAAACCTAATATTTGTATCAAGTATGATTCGAATAAACACATATATTCTATAAATGCTAATAAACTTTCTATAAATGACTACAGCCTTATTCGCATTTGTGAAAATCATAAACAATATACACTGGTTACCCAAGATAAAAAGATAATAAATAGTGCAAAAATTATATTAGACCCTTCTAGAGTGTTGACTTTTAATGAATTTCTGTGTGATTTAAAGAAGTTCAATGTGTTATAA